Proteins encoded together in one Lathyrus oleraceus cultivar Zhongwan6 chromosome 5, CAAS_Psat_ZW6_1.0, whole genome shotgun sequence window:
- the LOC127078726 gene encoding uncharacterized protein LOC127078726 encodes MESSKRNIYSLKFKDPDLRSLRSLVSQMHPVYRINFGKNYGNLLSILNQQVDHTTLITLAQFYDLSLRCFTFQDFQLAPTLEEFERLVRIPMKDKSLFEGTDESLPLEVIASALHMDEKEAKDNLETKGNTKGFSLSFLLERAHTLLKAESWDACYSVIALAIYGIVLFPNMDGFVDMTAICVFLTGNPVPTLLADVYYHISHRYTKKKGLIDCCAPLLYQWFLEHLPKTGDWVEQSDVSWPQRLGSLRSEDLSWYSKEYINVDVISSCGDFPNLPLIGTQGCVNANPVLSLRQLGYPMEGPPEENSLEAFLLLDFGAENPSLFQRIKEAWKNVNRKGKAELGRANGITKEPYFQWVKERVQIIKIPFVIRTPIPLPEPKLTHVPIEEMEELKTAMAK; translated from the coding sequence atggaatcaagcaaaagGAACATTTACTCACTCAAGTTCAAAGATCCCGATCTAAGGAGCTTACGTAGCCTGGTCTCTCAGATGCACCCTGTATACAGAATCAACTTTGGAAAGAACTATGGCAATTTGCTTAGCATCCTCAATCAACAAGTGGACCATACAACCTTGATCACTTTAGCCCAATTTTATGACTTATctttaagatgcttcacattccaagacttccaGCTAGCACCAACGTTGGAAGAATTCGAGCGTCTTGTTAGGATCCCTATGAAGGACAAGTCACTATTTGAAGGGACAGATGAATCTTTGCCCCTTGAGGTCATTGCTAGTGCGCTTCACATGGATGAAAAGGAAGCAAAAGACAACTTAGAGACCAAAGGGAATACCAAAGGGTTTTCACTAAGTTTTCTTTTGGAAAGAGCTCATACCCTGTTGAAGGCAGAAAGTTGGGATGCTTGTTACTCTGTTATTGCATTGGCTATCTATGGCATCGTCCTGTTCCCGAATATGGATGGTTTCGTAGACATGACTGCCATTTGTGTTTTCCTTACTGGGAACCCAGTACCCACTTTGTTAGCCGATGTCTATTATCACATAAGTCATAGGTATACTAagaagaagggattgattgatTGTTGTGCTCCTTTACTGTATCAGTGGTTTCTGGAACATCTTCCGAAGACAGGTGATTGGGTTGAACAGTCAGATGTTAGTTGGCCTCAGAGATTGGGATCACTCCGATCTGAAGATCTCTCTTGGTACTCCAAAGAATATATCAACGTAGACGTCATATCCAGTTGTGGAGATTTCCCAAATCTACCGCTCattggaactcaaggatgtgtAAATGCTAATCCAGTTCTATCGCTCAGACAACTTGGCTACCCAATGGAAGGCCCTCCAGAGGAAAATtctttggaagctttcttgttACTTGACTTTGGGGCTGAGAATCCTAGCTTATTCCAGCGAATCAAAGAAGCTTGGAAAAATGTCAATCGAAAAGGAAAAGCTGAGTTAGGGAGAGcaaatgggattacaaaagaaccatattttcagtgggtaaaggaaagggtgCAAATAATTAAAATTCCATTTGTCATTCGGACACCTATACCTCTTCctgaacctaagctcacccatgtcCCTATTGAGGAAATGGAGGAACTCAAGACCGCCATGGCAAAGTaa